cgggatataaaaagacttgcgCGTTTTCTCCAGTAGTTTTCAGTCAAAACGGActtagtgccgtttggatgtacatatttaggatgtaaatatgtagacttaaatttgtttaaatgtgtgtgaactgttaagtgtgaatgcgccggcgattgtgtggaagatggatgaaacttcattggattatattgtaccttcgggattttcgtgtggattaataaatataagtaaactttgTATCCTGTGCTGAATTATGTTTATCgcaccacaaccatcccaaaacgaactttcacgtcccgtgttcatggagagcggacgttacatATATAAACGAATATAACAAGTAGTAttgtatttaatgatttttaattcAAGATGGATCCGTGTAGAGAGAGGGATTACAAGGGAGTGCGTTTTGTGctaaaatgtacattgtatccaTAAAAAGTTTATTAGATAgcattgaaaaatattgaaatgatgcACTTATTGTcgatttaaaattaatatacCAACACAAGTTGATGACATGTGTTTGCTTAGTACACAGCGCAAAAGCTTACAGAATATGCTCGAGATATGTGAATTATATAGTAAACTGTGGCGCTTTACACAAAATAGAAACGCAATATTGATGCGAATTTATATCTTTACGAGCATCTTCTCCCATTGGTTAAGGATATAACACGTTGGTTTGATGTtgaattataattttaataGTATTGAACGCACAGTACGTGTTTGTAATGAATTTAAAAGTGGTATCATGACCTTAGCTAAAAGTGGAGCTCAACTATGTGCGTTAAAtccacaggtacttggggtcaggaactaaagttaacgttataatggaattgtccaattttaatttgtataaatagACAAGAAATGATGATACAAATTTGAATTGGACAATTccattataactttagttcctgaccccaagtacctatggcgcgggaaggatgtcataattaaatatttttgcctaggcaaaattcgatttctgtcTAGGCAAAAAGcaataatcgaaacaaaattgtttttgcctaggcaaaattcgatttctgtcTAGGCAAAAAGCAACAATcgtaacaaaattatttttgcctaggcagaaatcgaatattgcctaggcagaaatatttttgcctaagcaatattcgatttttgcctaggcagaacTAATTTtacctaggcaaaaatatttaattatgacatccttcccgcacCATAAGTAGCCTACCTGTGGTTAAATCAGTCTCTGCATAAATAAGgacttttttccactttggcttgccatatcATAATCACAGTGGCTTAAAATTGGCACGATTTcccaaatgatggtccatatatcaGCAAATTGACCATTATAGAATCGAGACTTCACATCAATTCAGCTTGAATTGTTGTAGACAAAAAATACTTTAATCAATTCATCCGTTGTAGATGTGAAAAACGAAAATAACCCAAGCTCGGTAGATATCTAATTCGGCTCGAGATAAACAAAATCACCCCCACAGACATTTTTGCTAGCTTGTAAACAAAGAATATCATGGTCCGTAccaacagagacatatatacagagagattggcagctctctatttgcccttgtgtttacatagtggcccctgaccttcccacaatcctttgcggtcgcccggttcagtcttcactagacgccatattggagaaaacttgaaaaccagacacataattatcgataatttctatttgaaatcatcaccaagatccaattatgtgctttaattttattaatatcaaagtgcagaagtgtcatcaatatgaaatatatcacaatttgctgtccaagtgtttgtattttgagtatgaaagtcaagcacaacgcaggaaagatcggcgggaatctccaattttcgaaaagtccctatggggttttcgagaatacggataaatgacaacaatgtgcatgataatcaagaccacattccataagtatgatagtttttggttaatgtggtaacttttgtagtggccaaaataaaacgatgtgctttttgtgtgcgtttaaaattgacgatgttttggtctgacgtaatggcggctatttacaaacttggacatgtcgaataggacccaatggattttagaaaatacggataaatgacagcaatatgcatgatcaataagactatatcccataagtttgatagtttttggttaatgtgatAACTTTTGTAGTgaccaaaataaaacgatgtgctttctgtgtgtatttaaaatgacgatgttttggtctgacgtaatggcggattaaccagaacatgtcgaataagttccaatactacgatacacacatgcgcatagcccgatttacctgcgctcgcgtgtgtttgataggagacaggacgctctcaataagggatatgcttgagtggtcacgaataaagggagccactatatgtgtacggggaaatagcgatgttactaatctctctgtatatatgtctctggtaccAAGTAGGCTACGGAATTCAAGTTTATGGGGCATTGCCTCGGCTTTAATGCTTTCATTTATCATCTAAGTCATTCAAGCGTTTTACACAAAAGGGTAGAAATTTACGTAATCAAGCGTGCGAGTGAATGCACGAGAGTCTTTTTGTAACAGTTCGCTTGACAGCCTAGATCTATATGACACTGGTTATACGTGAATCGTTAACGTTTTGCAACAAGCCCCAACTTGCCGTCGTCTGTTCCACTGATTGTCTGAATTATGTGGGTGTCAGCATTATTACAGCGTATATGGTTCATACTACGCGTAAGGCCTGTGATCTACAACTTCGTTGAGTTGTCAAGCTCGGAGTGACAAGGGTAAGTGTCGAAATTGCAACAGATCGCATGCGCGTGACAGTTTCGGTTTCGGTAGTCAAATGCATCGCATGCTTGTTTATTTATCAATCGGTTTGTTGGTGATATATGTGAGTAACCAGCTGGAAGTCAGGTGTTTGTAAACACGACCTGCACACTGTCAAACTCGAGatgatatgtacaaatgtatcagCCGGAATATTCTGTGGTCTTGACCACAGGGGCTTGTCtaatcttaaaaaaataataatataaagctagacatacccctgtggtcctgtCACTAGACTTAAACATTGTGTAGGCCAGCAGATACCGTAGGTGTCCAAGTTTTGATCTGGTGTCATGAGGAAACTCGGAATGCATACATTTTCGGTGGAAAACTGCCAacttgcatatacatgtatataatacacaaactTGCATATTCTAGGTCCGTTGGAGTATGGATTTTTTACTATTAAAATAACTTAAATCACTTAAACAATGAACATTGCAAGATATTATTTAACATCACATTACTTTACAACAAGGTAttgttaaaataatattttactgaaaatgtTGTCTACTTAGAAATTTGATTGTACCCAATCGGCATAGAGTAGCAATTTTGTGTATTATACGCAATTATTAAAGGAGTGGTTTTCCCCAACCTGATATTGTATGTACTGGTCAGTGTTGTGTTGAAAAGCAGTGacatgcaatatatacatttcctgGGTAAATGATGGGTGTACGAGCACGATTTAACCCTTTAATCTTGTTTAGTGATAAAAGTGATATCAAATTTATACTGTAGATATTCCAAACCTTGATAattctctatacatgtatatattatagtcCAAATTTCATCTGACCCAGACACCATGTCCAATGTAGCATCATATAGCTCACTACTATTACTTTGACTATATGAAAACGTTGAATTCTCCTATAATGTTTGGTGTCAGGctagggccagagaaaacttggGCTTCCTCTAATATTGTAGACTTTGGTCAATAAAATGCTTGTCTtgttactatacaatgtagtttctGGTTTTTAACAGATGCCACCTAAGAGAAAAGCGGCTGGGGGGGCTAAAGCCGGTGGTAAGAAGGCCAAGACTGCCAACGCTGCTGTGGCTGGACCGTCCACTGTTCAGGATGCTATCGCTAGCCTGAAGTCTGCCGACGCTGGGAAATCCAAGAAGTTTAAACCTGACAGCTACTTTCCCATCCCCGGGTGTAGTGTAGGTTGTCatacatctaaaaaaaaaattgcgaTGATAGATACAATAAGTTGTTTAGTCAAACATCTCTTTCAATTACAGTACTAGGAGGTCCCTACTCCAAtgatattagaggtttacacgacaggaaacttttgactagctgtcatgtaacctctaatCACCATCGCAAGTAGAACCTGTTGCTGTGACATCACTTAAAAGTTATAATAACTCACATTTTATACGAAGTAACGTACATAATTCTATAAAGCTATGATAAATGAACACAGTTACAATATTGTGCCCATATCTATATCCAAGATCAGTGATTATTAGCCTCTTTTGTCGTTTAAGCGTAGgtcccatttgtatataccgccatacttgttttgattgtgacctCTCGAGGTTATTTCTGGTTTATCCAAATTTGGAGTAAAAATAGACGAAACAAACGAAACGCTGTGAAAATATTGCATTACGCTATccgttttatttgtattccgtattttataataaccggaacagcaaagttgttttagtgacccaatatttgaacacagtaggttgcaagtgaattattgtggaAACAGTTATATTTAAGAGGTGTCCATCaacagtttgtgcataaatggattgatacttcatcaacaagtaagcgtacacatatttgttaacatgaattatcgttttagatggtttatgacacttttttgTCGCGCCCCAGAATCAGGGTGCTGGcagctacaagaaaaacatGCTGATGGGATATGaggtcgcaatatccaccaatgtaatcaggtggaataagacctcatatacgtataggagtaggAGGTCCCATGACATGAAAATTTCATTCTAATCTACCAGGGTTCCCTGGCCTTCATTCCACTTTCAATGGATAGGATAGCGATAAGCTTCACAGCTGATAAGGGCTGAGAATGTGTATATTGGTTTGAAATTCGTTCCAATATATTGGTATTAAGGTTCGAGTGCAGATGAAATCCTGAAATTTGACCCGAGTCTCTCTAGCCTCTACAGTGCTAGTATTAATCGTAATCATAGGTCATCCTTAATAATCCAAATGTTCACTTTCACTCTCTACATCCCTGGTATATGTCATGGTGTATACACATATGCAAAATCAAAGGTACACAAGTAGTTTTTAGATTGCTGCCAGGAAAAAGTCTTGGCCAGTCGCTAAGCTGATGTATTTCCTTTGAAGGTCATAGTGGAGCGACAACCAATTCAAATGCCAGGCAATTTAACAGTACATCAAAGGATAAAATTAGTCTTTTTGGTAACGTGGCAGTGACTGAGACGTCAACTTTGCCATGACATATATTTCAGGGATGCAGAGTGAAAGTGAATGTAGCACCTTGAGTACTCAGGATAAGAAACTGGTATGTTGGTGATTTGGCACACAGTTGATATAAGGTCTAGTGAATGTTTCACTAgttatttgaaagaaaaaactATAAGCTAATTAATACATTGTTTAAAGCTGTCAATGTTCGAGCTATTAATATAAAATCTGTTTATTCCTGCAGGTGTATAGTGACTACGACTGTATGCTCAACCAGACCAATATcggacacaacaacaacaagttCTATGTGATCCAGGTTTTGCAGCACGGATCAAACTATTATGCCTGGAACAGATGGGGCAGAGTGGTATGTTATCATGAAACACCACAGTCACTTTcaagtaaaaatatttttcttaagtCTTATTTAAAGTATGTaccatttacatttaaatagtGTTTTGTGTTTTAGATAACTTTTTAGAAACTGAAAGGCTAGGTATACCTTATACATTTTAATAGTGTTTTGTGTTCAAAATAAACTCCTAGAAGTTTGTGTTCTACTACACCCATTTTACctgaaatatatatgtcattctgagacaaagtctcaagtgacctatcACAATTGCCTTGGACGTCATCTGTCTGTAAACAACTTTCATCTTCAATTTCTTCTCATTAAGAAAGAGGCAAAGAATCATGATACTGAGCCAGTAGCATGCTAGTGTATGGGCTACCGAGCTTGTTGAAATGAACGaacttgacctactttcaaggtcagagggatcaaatatatttacttcATATAAAACATTCCCCACAGGCTGGTTTTCCCCTATGAATAAAAAGAActcaaaaacaagaaaaaaaatcccaaagCAGGAGAAAAACTCCCCCAAACCTTGATGAAAGAAAAAGTATGGTTTATAAGActtatcaaataaacaaatagaaCTCACTAAACTTTAAGATCTTTCtgatgggatttttttttttttttatcaaattaggGTAATATAAGATGGatacttttattattttcaaataatttcataCTCTTTCCAAGACTCCTTATAATTACCTGCTGGTAATCATTTGGAGGTTGGCATAGTGTGACCTCTGCACCAGGTCTTCCGTTTCCAGATTATCCCAAATTTAACAATTTGGTATTCCCCGCCTCTTAGATTAATCCTACAACTTAGTCAGTATAGCAGAAGATGTACTCACCTCTTGGATTTATCCCTGTTCCTTCGACAAATTCAGTAAAACTGGCGATgtgtatttattgataaacagGGAGAGCCAGGTTCTAACGCCATAAAGGGACCATTCACTGACGTGACCAAAGCTACGTCAGACTTTGGGAAGAAGTTTTCAGCCAAAACAAAGAACAAATGGGCCAACAGAGAGAATTTTAAGGCAGCCCCAGGAAAATATACTCTTATAGAGATGGCCGGAGAGGAAGAGGATGAAGTGGATACAGCAGTCACTGCAGTGAGTGACGAAAAGTGTAAaaacctacatgtatttaaacaatattagcAGTTATCTCCTTATTAAAGGAAGATCATGatatttattacttttttaCAAGTTCAATTGGCATGGTTTGTTGaattggttatctccctttcacAATCTGTGGTTTCATAGGTGTtggacttttttttattaaatatgaGCCACAATCTTTTAACGTTATTTAGGTAATATGAGCCACAatcttttaactttttagtaAATATGAGCCACAATCTTTTAACTGTTTAGTAAATATGAGCCACAATCTTTTAACATTATTTAGGTAATATGAGCCACAATCTTTTAATTGTTTAGTAAATATGAGCCACAATCTTTTAACTGTTTAGTAAATATGAGCCACAATCTTTTAACATTATTTAGGTAATATGAGCCACAATCTTTTAATTGTTTAGTAAATATGAGCCACATTCTTTTAACTGTTTAGTAAATATGAGCCACAATCTTTTAACTGTTTAGTAAATATGAGCCACAATCTTTTAACTGTCAATCATTTGAGTTAAGATGAGTCAAAATCTGTTAGCTATTATTTAAGTAATGTGAGTCACAATCTTTTAACTGTTATTGACTTGATATGAGTCACAATCTTTGAAATGTTGTTGAGTAAATATGTGTGTCTCAATATTTTAACTGTTATAGAGTTAATATAAGACAAAATCTTTTAACTCATTGAATAAAAATGAGTTACAATACTTTAAATGTTATTGAGTAAATATAAGTCACAATCGATTGAGTTAATACTTATATGAGTCCCACTCTTTCGGGGTATATTGAGTTGATACGAGTCACAATATTTTAACTGTTAGAAGGTCATGGATTGTACAAGTTGCTACCTCTCTGAAGCATGCTATTGGTTAATATTGCTAATCATGAGTTTCATTCCTTTTATGGTCATTGAAATAGTTAACCCTGTGATGTCTATTGTCAGATAGGTCACAATGTTTTTGCTCATGAGTTTGGTGGTCATACTTTAGCACACCTCAGTGGTCAATGTTTTTACTGTTGACTGTTATAGTTGGCACCTGTGGTCAAGGGTCCTACTGCTTCCTGCACACTGGACAATGCTACCCAGATACTGATGAAACTCATTTTTGACCTCGACATGTTTAAACAAGCCATGGAGAAATTTGACATTGGTAAGTAAGTTTTAACTATCATAGTCCACTTGTACCATGCATTAActttctgaattttttttaaattccacCATTAGGATTAACTTGAAACTGTCAAATTATGCTTCATTACCATAAACCCGGTTACATGTCAAATTTGAGTGTTTTCTAGGGTCAAAGGTTAACTTAGCATGTAATTGGGTAAAGGCTGTAATCACAgacgtctgcttctggttagtattgatagaaaaaaaaaattatcccctactcctactatatcaacaaggcgtaacacttgaagatctacgatgcatcgactgtggaacggaatTAGACGtgattggtcgacagctctataaacaatactaactataaCTGTCGTCCAATCAGGTCAACTTCCGATCCACGGTTGATGCATCGTAGattttcaagtgttacaccttgttgatatagtaggagtaggggacaatatattttctatcaatactaaccagaagcagacgcctgtgctgTAATAATGTTCTTCTGTTCAGGAAGCCACACGTTGATTTTCCAAATTCTTCCTAGAATGGAGTGCTATATAAAGTTTTCTCATATAAATGACCCTGTCCTACTCTCAAGGTTATTTAAGTCCAATGTTATCAACGTGATATCTTACTATCTGATGAACTTGAACATTTCTGACCACTAAGGTTGGTTTTCAAAGCGaacaattgaaaatattgaCCATATATTGAAGCCACTCGTAACTAATCACCTTTATTCCAAACATGTAGTTCCCTCAACTTCGTTATCAAAcagacaaacagattagtggtgactggatagtgggacaaccagattagtggtgacaggatggTGGTaaaaccagattagtggtgactggataatgagacaaacagattagtggtgactggatagtgagaccAACAGATTAGTGTTGACTGGAGAGtgagacaaccagattagtggtgacagggtagtgggacaaccagattagtgatgactggagagtgggacaaccagattagtggtgacaggatagtgggacaaccagattagtggtgacaggatagtgggacaaccagattagtggtgacaggatagtgggacaaccagattagtggtgacaggatagtgggacaaccagattagtggtgacaggatggTGGTaaaaccagattagtggtgacatgATGGTGGTAAAACCAGATTAGTGTTGACTGGagagtgggacaaccagattagtgttGACTGGagagtgggacaaccagattagtggtgactggagagtgggacaaccagattagtggtgacaggatagtgagacaaccagattagtggtgactagagagtgagacaaccagattagtgttGACTGGAGAGtgagacaaccagattagtggtgacagggtggtgggacaaccagattagtggtgacaggctagtgggacaaccagattagtggtgacagggtAGTTGTAAAACTGTTGTTGATGTTTGTCATTCAGACGTCAAGAAGATGCCCCTTGGGAAAATAAGTAAGAGCCAGATAGCAAAGGGATTTGAGTGTCTGGATGAAATTGAAACAGCCGTCAAGGGGAATAAGCCAATGAATACTTTGGCTAATCTCTCCTCCCAGTTTTATACTGTTATTCCTCACAACTTCGGCCGCAAGATTCCACCAACGATCGGTGACCTTGAGACCATTCGTCAAAAGATGGATATGCTCCTGGTATGTACTTTTACTGGTCACATGACAGGTGTTCATTTCAGTTATATACAAAGACGTTTAATTATGTAATGCTGTGTCTCAGTATTATGTAATAAGCTGTTTCTGttcatatcaaacaaaaaccTGTGGTCACATGATACCATACAGAATAATGATTGGTTgattttattatgatttattaTAAGGTTGTTAATTTGGATCAAAACTACTAACCGCTAAGGGAACATCAATATGAACTGTTAACAGTTTAAATGTCAAATGTTCCATGTTAGATCAGACACATAAATCATCTCACCGAAGTATCCTTAAAAACTTAAATGAACAATGTTATATGAAAAGCATATGATTTTATTCAAGCTTCAACTACAAAAGTTGCTTCTTACATATATTACATGCAGTATACAAAAAGTCGATAGTTCGCGATATTTGATGATGGCTGACAAAATAAATGGCATTAATAAAGTATtcgaagtaaaaaaaaaaatgtgttcaaatattCATAGACCAATCACCAGAAGGAAAAGTAGCTAGAAAAAATAAACTCACTGTACATGTCTTATGTACAACAGAAGGAACCAGTCTCTCGCGATACGATTGTCATGGAAATGacacatgtacctgtaaataaaattacGAACTCAACTTTACTTGTAGCTCTTGCCTAAATACACGAAACAAAACTGAGTAGTGTTCAGTCATGCCagacatgtttacctgtatctgGTTTGTCAACAAGATGAAAAAGTAATGCCAGGGAAATAATTCAAACGAAAAATTAATTTTTCGATTTACCAGTTTGCAAAAATAATATTTGGCTAGTAATCTGTTAACCGCTACGAACCCTAGTTTATAATTCTAAGCAAATTGTATTAAATCGAGGAAAATATTGTAATTGTGTTGTGCAATAAAATTGTCTTTATTACTGCcttatcagaaatatttttgtcatCATATTAGAAAGtgtaaattaaaatttcaatatgaaaaaaaagaaagtcaaaaattaaattaaaaattttgattAAAGTTGAGGTTTGTTTAGACAAgcatgtatttttataatatgAGTGTCATAATTGTCTTGTATTCGTTCTCAGGTGTTGGGAGATATTGAACTGGCGCAAAGTCTGCAGAAGAACACACGATCAGGCAAGGTAGGTAACTCTTCACATCTGTCCCTTCAGGGTctatttgtttggtttattgaccaattttgaGACAGGGTCTCCTAGTAGTAGctagtgactacctcactaaacaagAAACGGTACGCTAGGCACATGCCattcagagcaattagggttaagtgtcttgcccaagaacacaaccatgacagtatAAACCAGTTAAATCCATATTTTCAGTTTCTCTTTATgagtaagctagttttatttgACAAAGATATCACTGGCAGAGTTTGTTTTCAGCAAAATATTAGATGTTTCAATTGAAAGATAATTTcctatataaatgaaaaataatctaTACCATGTAAATTGATTCCCCGTCTTCATGAGTACGTCTTCATTATTTCTCAGACAAACTGGAACTTAAAAATTAACAGTACGATTCATGGAAGTGATGGCTAATATATGCAGTTTATCAACAAAAACCTTTAATTTACAGTTGATTGTTGTGATTTCAAAGTACTGCTGAGACAGAGCCCCATCTGTTTGATGTCAATTACGGCCTACTCAAATGTAGTCTATGGTTATGATTTCAGAGTAATGCTGGAAAAGAACCACATCCGTTTGATGTCAATTATAGCCTACTCAGATGTAAGCTGGATCTTCTAGATTCCAAGTCCCAAGAATACAAGGTAGTTACCACATTGTTTGTACCTTCATGCTTGATATGGCAAAGTAAACAGACTTGTTACAAATTTCTGCTTATtacaaagaaaattaaaatccCCAATTTGGCTCATTCTTACTTATTTTAAAATCCTATATACACCCTgtaaatatcaaactatttCCTCTGGTTCAGAAGGATTtgttataaacaagttttattgCATCGTCAACAAACCAAAATGTAACATGTAGTTGGTTATGATAATATGATGATAATGTATTAAAGTTAGGTACACACAAAAACGTATAGAAGTGTTTGGTTACAAACTATTCACAAAGTGGTGTTGCATCAAAACT
This genomic stretch from Pecten maximus chromosome 13, xPecMax1.1, whole genome shotgun sequence harbors:
- the LOC117340159 gene encoding protein mono-ADP-ribosyltransferase PARP3-like; translation: MPPKRKAAGGAKAGGKKAKTANAAVAGPSTVQDAIASLKSADAGKSKKFKPDSYFPIPGCSVYSDYDCMLNQTNIGHNNNKFYVIQVLQHGSNYYAWNRWGRVGEPGSNAIKGPFTDVTKATSDFGKKFSAKTKNKWANRENFKAAPGKYTLIEMAGEEEDEVDTAVTALAPVVKGPTASCTLDNATQILMKLIFDLDMFKQAMEKFDIDVKKMPLGKISKSQIAKGFECLDEIETAVKGNKPMNTLANLSSQFYTVIPHNFGRKIPPTIGDLETIRQKMDMLLVLGDIELAQSLQKNTRSGKSNAGKEPHPFDVNYSLLRCKLDLLDSKSQEYKILETYTNSTSSTWRRTKIKYIWRMDRDGEGDRFKAHDKLTNRKLLWHGTNVAVVAAICKGGLRIMPHSGGLVGRGIYFASENGKSAGYVRPAGKIGIMFLDEVALGKEHHITRSNSSLKSAPPGYDSIIAKGRSEPNPKKDTTLTLDGKKVVVPQGAPVPQSKWNASNFSQSEYLVYKESQNRLRYLLMVEM